TCGGCAGCTTTTTGTTCTTCTTTTGTTTCACCAATAACCATAAAACAGGGACAATATCTTTTACCATAAATCATTTTATTTCGTGCAAGTCCCATTTGAATTGATTCATTCACTTCATCATTTGGATTATATGCAAATTTAAAGTTTTCAACTACTTTATCTGTGAATTGTTTAGTAAGTTCTAATTCTGTCTGAAACTCTTCACTATTTGTATCTATTTTTTTTATCATTATATAAAATTCCTCTCAATTTAAAAATGTATCTTAGTATAATATACTTTAGTTTTTACAATATTCTATGATTTAAACGTCTTAATATACAAGTTTTCGACCTTCGTTCTTGCCCATGGAGTTTTTCTTAAAAACTTTAAACTTGATTTAATTGAAGGGTTATTATAAAAACAATTAATTTTTATTCTTCTATCTAATTCTTCCCAACCAAATTCATCAACAAGTTCATTTAATATCATTTCTAATTTAATTCCATGTAATGGATTATTCTCATTATTCCCAGCCATTTTATTCCTTATCATTTTATATATTATAGCAGTTTAACTTTTTATTTTATTTAGGTTTTAATCCCTTTTTTTATATAATAATTACTTAAAGAATTATTATTTAAGAATAATATACAAATAAGAAAGGACAAAATGTTTAATCAAAAACAAACATATTTTACAATACTTTTTTTATTAGTCTTTTCTGGATGTTCAGCAATAAACCCTAGTAAAAATATTGAAGTTGAAGCTAAAAATATTGAGAAAGCAATTGTAAAAAATGAGATTAAAAAAGAAACAAAAAAAACTCCTATAAAAAAAGCTGTAATAAAAAAGAAAACTCAAAGTTATAA
This sequence is a window from Poseidonibacter parvus. Protein-coding genes within it:
- a CDS encoding VF530 family DNA-binding protein, with amino-acid sequence MAGNNENNPLHGIKLEMILNELVDEFGWEELDRRIKINCFYNNPSIKSSLKFLRKTPWARTKVENLYIKTFKS